In Methanobacterium sp., the sequence TAAGCAGGAAACTCGTGCTTTCCTTGAATCACAGATGATAACTGTTCCAATGCGTCTTAAAGAGGAAGCTGATGATTATAGATACATACCTGATCCTGATCTCCCTCCAATGATTGCAGAAGAGGAGTTAATTGAGGGAATTAGAGAAAATATGCCTGAACCCCCACATATAAGGGCAGAAAGATTCGTTAAAGACTACAATATTGAAGATGAATATGCGAAAGTCATAACATCAGAACTTGCGCTTGCAGATGCTTTTGAAGAAGTTTCAGAGCAAATAGAACCATCGTTTGCAGCAGTATGGATGAGGGATGATCTTAAAAGAGTTCTTAATTACAATAAAATGAGTTTTGATGAAAGTGGAATAACAGCAGCCAGTATAGTAGAGCTTTTAAATTTAATTAAAAGTAAAAAAGTAACTCCCAAAGCTGCAAAGAAAATAATTGAAAAAATGCCTAAAAATCCAGATTCTCCCGCTAAAATTGCAGAAGAAATGGGTTTAATTGGTGTAAGTGACCTGGAAAGCGTCATAAAAGCTATAAAACAGGCCATTGATGAAAATCCTCAGGCTGTTTCTGATTACCATGAAGGCAAAAAGGAGGCAATGAATTTTCTTATAGGGCAGGTGATGAGACTTACACGGGGTAAAGCTGATCCTGAAGAAACATCTAAACTTTTAAGAGAAGCTTTAGTTGGATAATGCCTGAAATAACTTATTTATTTTTTCATCCTCATTTTTAACCATAAATTTTTAAATTACCTTAAACAGATTAAAAATAGCAAAAATTTAATGACAATCAGGTCTTTAAATGGCAAAAAATATTTTAGACATGATTTTATGGCACCCTGAAATGGACATCAGAAAATGTAACATCACTTATATACATAGAGGTGCTCCAGGAAACCTTAAAAAAATTGTATGCAGCCGAATATCAAGTTTAGAACGTGGATTTTTAATATTAGATGATGAAACGCAAATTCCATGCCATAGAATTGTTAAAATAGAATATGATGACCAGATATTATGGAATAAATAGTTATATTTCATAATTAATATAAATAAGATAAGAGGACTTTAAATGAGTGGTTCAGCTCTTGTAAAGCATTATATGACAAAAGATGTAATTACGGTAACTCCAGATACCCCAAACGAAGAAGTGATTAAATTAATGAAAACAACTGGACACGATGGATTTCCAGTTAAAATAAACGGTGTAGTG encodes:
- a CDS encoding Asp-tRNA(Asn)/Glu-tRNA(Gln) amidotransferase GatCAB subunit B encodes the protein KQETRAFLESQMITVPMRLKEEADDYRYIPDPDLPPMIAEEELIEGIRENMPEPPHIRAERFVKDYNIEDEYAKVITSELALADAFEEVSEQIEPSFAAVWMRDDLKRVLNYNKMSFDESGITAASIVELLNLIKSKKVTPKAAKKIIEKMPKNPDSPAKIAEEMGLIGVSDLESVIKAIKQAIDENPQAVSDYHEGKKEAMNFLIGQVMRLTRGKADPEETSKLLREALVG
- a CDS encoding DUF504 domain-containing protein — encoded protein: MAKNILDMILWHPEMDIRKCNITYIHRGAPGNLKKIVCSRISSLERGFLILDDETQIPCHRIVKIEYDDQILWNK